One region of Mycobacterium riyadhense genomic DNA includes:
- a CDS encoding crotonase/enoyl-CoA hydratase family protein, with the protein MTSTSTVSLERDGHVLLIGLNRPQKRNAFDRAMLADLSRAYALLESDTALRAGVLFAHGDHFTAGLDLVDVGPGIASGENPLPDDGRDPWRLDGPWTTPMIAVAHGRCMTLGIELLLAADIRIAATGTRFTQLEVQRGIYPFGGATIRLPREAGWGNAMRWLLTGDEFDAAEAHRIGLVQEVADDAATALARAREIANTIAERAAPLGVRATLESAHLAQTRGEAAAIERLRPAVTELFTTEDAAEGVQSFIERRQAQFTGR; encoded by the coding sequence ATGACTAGCACCTCCACCGTGTCGCTCGAGCGTGACGGGCATGTCCTGCTGATCGGCCTGAACCGGCCCCAGAAGCGCAACGCGTTCGACCGCGCGATGCTTGCCGATCTGTCTCGCGCCTATGCATTGCTGGAATCCGATACCGCGTTGCGCGCGGGAGTGCTGTTCGCCCACGGCGACCATTTCACCGCCGGTCTCGATCTTGTCGATGTCGGTCCGGGGATTGCCAGCGGCGAAAACCCGCTTCCGGACGACGGACGCGACCCCTGGCGTCTCGACGGTCCCTGGACCACACCTATGATCGCCGTCGCTCACGGCCGGTGCATGACACTGGGCATCGAGCTGCTGCTTGCTGCCGACATTCGTATCGCAGCGACCGGAACCCGGTTCACCCAGCTGGAAGTGCAGCGCGGGATCTACCCCTTTGGCGGTGCCACGATCCGGCTGCCGCGCGAGGCGGGGTGGGGCAACGCTATGCGCTGGCTGCTCACCGGCGACGAGTTCGACGCCGCCGAGGCGCACCGCATCGGGCTGGTTCAGGAGGTTGCCGACGACGCCGCGACGGCTTTGGCGCGTGCGCGCGAGATCGCAAACACCATTGCCGAGCGTGCGGCGCCGTTGGGTGTGCGGGCCACCCTGGAATCGGCCCACTTGGCCCAGACCCGGGGCGAGGCGGCCGCCATCGAGCGGCTGCGCCCAGCCGTGACTGAATTGTTTACCACCGAAGACGCTGCCGAGGGCGTGCAGTCGTTTATCGAGCGCCGGCAGGCGCAGTTCACGGGTCGCTAA